One Cystobacter fuscus DSM 2262 genomic window carries:
- a CDS encoding FYDLN acid domain-containing protein, giving the protein MPAKDLGNKHVCFKCSTKFYDMKKPDPLCPKCGADQRESPALKAPAEGGRRGRLAAAPKIIEPAEPEEAEVGDEEEVAEFEDEDAEVAADDEEEI; this is encoded by the coding sequence ATGCCCGCGAAGGACCTCGGGAACAAGCACGTCTGCTTCAAATGCAGCACGAAGTTCTACGACATGAAGAAGCCGGACCCCCTGTGCCCGAAGTGCGGCGCGGATCAACGCGAGAGCCCCGCCCTCAAGGCTCCCGCCGAGGGGGGACGCCGGGGCCGACTGGCCGCGGCGCCCAAGATCATCGAGCCCGCCGAGCCCGAAGAAGCCGAGGTGGGCGACGAGGAGGAAGTGGCGGAATTCGAGGACGAGGACGCCGAGGTCGCGGCGGACGACGAAGAAGAGATCTGA
- a CDS encoding zinc ribbon domain-containing protein, with translation MREKLKALAELQKVDLEVASLRKAADVHPRQLAELERELGTARSAIEAERNRVTDIERQKTTLEQNITDEKDKVKKWEARLAEQRSTREYSALAREIDIAKKANQTMADELVELSKTLGAAREAVKAKEAEFAARQEQLSARMAELRSKQSQAEGQVKELEGKRASVSSGVDATLLRRYEAIRKKRMPALVGVVLGGTCLGCRMNVPPQLYNNLRVSLGTDVCPSCNRIIYAVEALETPAEK, from the coding sequence TTGCGGGAGAAACTGAAGGCTCTGGCGGAGCTGCAGAAGGTGGACCTCGAGGTCGCCTCGCTCCGGAAGGCCGCGGACGTGCATCCCCGGCAGCTGGCGGAGTTGGAGCGCGAGTTGGGCACCGCGCGCAGCGCCATCGAGGCGGAGCGCAACCGGGTGACGGACATCGAGCGGCAGAAGACCACGCTCGAGCAGAACATCACGGACGAGAAGGACAAGGTGAAGAAGTGGGAGGCGCGGCTGGCCGAGCAGCGCTCCACCCGCGAGTACTCCGCCCTCGCCCGTGAAATCGACATCGCCAAGAAGGCCAACCAGACGATGGCCGACGAGCTCGTGGAGCTGAGCAAGACGCTCGGCGCGGCGCGCGAGGCGGTCAAGGCCAAGGAAGCCGAGTTCGCCGCCCGCCAGGAGCAGCTGTCGGCCCGCATGGCCGAGCTGCGCTCAAAGCAGAGCCAGGCCGAGGGCCAGGTGAAGGAACTCGAGGGCAAGCGCGCCTCGGTGTCCTCGGGAGTGGACGCCACCCTGTTGCGCCGCTACGAGGCCATCCGCAAGAAGCGCATGCCGGCGCTGGTGGGCGTGGTGCTCGGGGGCACGTGCCTGGGCTGCCGGATGAACGTGCCGCCGCAGCTCTACAACAACCTGCGCGTGTCGCTGGGCACCGACGTGTGCCCCTCCTGCAACCGCATCATCTACGCCGTCGAGGCGCTCGAAACGCCGGCCGAGAAGTAG
- the ftsY gene encoding signal recognition particle-docking protein FtsY, translated as MRYAVRAMQTPTALPFLLAQAPSPQPPATQPGVPETGTPPPPPGGGPVDTVVGVGVAVLFVALLVAAARKLFFKRRPELPGKPAAPAGKPELPAESPELRIELPPTEAELARRREAEEIHARAEALTRQREETARAARAATSAEERARLEAEVRALKEREEEEKRAEYRAKKAVEDEARERRKREREEAERLVREEKERAQAAIEEARRAEEAAARAKVEAEAGRTLAQGLDRTRNQGFMARLNGLFGANRQVDESVLAEMEEILFTADIGVRTASNLVEVAREKLKRNELSDASRIKSLIREEVTRIVDLPVPRTLEGGGPPHVVMVVGVNGAGKTTTIGKLSAQLTGQGKKVVLAAGDTFRAAAAEQLDVWADRAKAELIKGNEGADPGSVIFEAIKKAQASGADVVIADTAGRLHTKVNLMDELKKVKRVIDKALPGAPHEVLLVLDSTNGQNAIQQARQFHDAVGVTALALTKLDGTAKGGVIIGICDELKLPVVWVGVGEKVADLRRFEPREFVQALFD; from the coding sequence TTGCGATATGCGGTGCGCGCCATGCAGACGCCCACCGCCCTTCCCTTCCTCCTCGCGCAGGCGCCCTCCCCCCAGCCCCCGGCCACGCAGCCCGGCGTGCCGGAGACGGGCACGCCCCCACCTCCGCCCGGCGGCGGCCCCGTGGACACCGTGGTGGGCGTCGGCGTCGCGGTGCTGTTCGTGGCCCTCCTGGTGGCCGCGGCGCGCAAGCTCTTCTTCAAGCGCCGCCCCGAGCTGCCCGGCAAGCCAGCCGCGCCCGCGGGCAAGCCCGAGCTGCCCGCGGAGAGCCCGGAGCTGCGCATCGAGCTGCCGCCCACCGAGGCGGAGCTCGCCCGGCGCCGCGAGGCGGAGGAGATTCATGCCCGGGCCGAGGCCCTCACCCGTCAGCGCGAGGAGACCGCGCGCGCCGCCAGGGCCGCCACCAGCGCCGAGGAGCGCGCCCGGCTGGAGGCCGAGGTGCGCGCCCTCAAGGAGCGCGAGGAGGAGGAGAAGCGCGCCGAGTACCGCGCGAAGAAGGCGGTGGAGGACGAGGCGCGCGAGCGCCGCAAGCGTGAGCGCGAGGAAGCCGAGCGGCTCGTGCGCGAGGAGAAGGAGCGCGCCCAGGCGGCCATCGAAGAGGCCCGGCGCGCCGAGGAGGCGGCGGCCCGCGCCAAGGTGGAGGCCGAGGCGGGCCGCACGCTCGCGCAAGGGTTGGATCGCACGCGCAACCAGGGCTTCATGGCGCGGCTCAATGGCCTGTTCGGCGCCAACCGCCAGGTGGACGAGTCGGTGCTCGCGGAGATGGAGGAGATCCTCTTCACGGCGGACATCGGCGTGCGCACGGCGTCCAACCTCGTGGAGGTGGCGCGCGAAAAGCTCAAGCGCAACGAGCTGAGCGACGCGAGCCGCATCAAGTCGCTCATCCGCGAGGAGGTGACGCGCATCGTGGACCTGCCGGTGCCGCGCACGCTGGAGGGCGGCGGCCCGCCGCACGTGGTGATGGTGGTGGGCGTCAACGGCGCGGGGAAGACGACCACCATCGGCAAGCTGTCCGCGCAGCTCACCGGACAGGGCAAGAAGGTGGTGCTGGCCGCGGGCGACACGTTCCGCGCCGCCGCCGCCGAGCAGCTCGACGTGTGGGCGGACCGGGCCAAGGCCGAGCTCATCAAGGGCAACGAGGGCGCGGACCCGGGCTCCGTCATCTTCGAGGCCATCAAGAAGGCGCAGGCCTCGGGCGCGGACGTGGTCATCGCGGACACGGCGGGCCGGCTGCACACCAAGGTGAACCTCATGGACGAGCTGAAGAAGGTCAAGCGCGTCATCGACAAGGCGCTCCCCGGGGCGCCCCACGAGGTGCTGCTGGTGCTCGACTCCACCAACGGCCAGAACGCCATCCAGCAGGCGCGGCAGTTCCACGACGCGGTGGGCGTCACGGCGCTCGCGCTCACCAAGCTGGATGGAACCGCCAAGGGCGGCGTCATCATCGGCATCTGCGACGAGCTGAAGCTGCCCGTGGTGTGGGTGGGCGTCGGCGAGAAGGTCGCCGACCTGCGCCGCTTCGAGCCTCGCGAGTTCGTCCAGGCACTGTTCGACTGA
- a CDS encoding M1 family aminopeptidase yields MSPMPAHPRHWPLLALLFAPGIAAAGDFVPPEVQFSLQHLKTEERARAARALGPLEALPRYQVQLEVDPTARAVKGHLRVEWSVRGRALDAIPLRLTPNAFSPRMSLSEVTVNGKPVKPQRPEDGLYLLPLAEPLAPGSTVVVELDLEGRVPRAQPGTASLLGSLGGGSGEAGDYGAFSATEDFMSLVGVVPRVPPLDASGTPWGGPTGVGDLALYEPANVLANVIVPSGWKAHVTGVAMGEVPQKNGHVRYSFAAGAVRDFPVFASRGYQSATATVNGVSVESHFATRDAEVGKRVLKYASDALTEFERRLGPLPFKNFRVVEAPLSGGAGGMEFPGLVTVGTSLYRGAADPAGALEGLPGMGQMQGLLQAMGGDTAPLGLLGKALERTLEFTVAHEVAHQYFAGLVGSDPINAPVVDESLAQYTALLYMEWKHGRAVAEQMRQEALVSAYHMMRMSGGKDAPADRPTSGFEDSLQYGALVYGKAPLLHHASRKLIGDEAFFKGMRSYVDTYRFKWTCGECFTQELAKASPSNAKELERLRVRWWKEAHGDEDLGEPNLGALLGGGGQMDPETLKLMEELLPGLMKGLQP; encoded by the coding sequence ATGTCCCCCATGCCCGCCCATCCGCGTCACTGGCCGTTGCTCGCCCTGTTGTTCGCTCCTGGGATCGCCGCCGCCGGCGACTTCGTCCCGCCCGAGGTGCAGTTCTCCCTGCAGCACCTCAAGACCGAGGAGCGGGCACGCGCGGCGCGTGCGCTCGGGCCCCTGGAGGCGCTTCCCCGCTACCAGGTGCAGCTCGAGGTGGATCCGACCGCGCGCGCGGTGAAGGGTCACCTCCGGGTGGAGTGGAGCGTGCGCGGCCGTGCGCTCGACGCCATTCCCCTGCGCCTCACCCCCAACGCCTTCTCGCCCCGGATGTCCCTCTCCGAGGTGACGGTGAACGGCAAGCCCGTGAAGCCGCAGCGCCCCGAGGACGGCCTCTACCTGCTGCCACTGGCCGAGCCCCTCGCCCCGGGGAGCACGGTGGTGGTGGAGTTGGATTTGGAGGGGCGGGTGCCTCGGGCGCAGCCGGGCACGGCGTCGCTGTTGGGGTCGCTCGGCGGAGGCAGTGGAGAGGCGGGTGACTATGGGGCCTTCTCCGCGACGGAGGACTTCATGAGCCTGGTGGGCGTGGTGCCCCGGGTGCCTCCGCTCGACGCGAGCGGCACGCCCTGGGGCGGTCCCACCGGCGTGGGCGACCTGGCGCTGTACGAGCCCGCCAACGTGCTCGCCAACGTCATCGTTCCCTCGGGCTGGAAGGCGCACGTCACGGGCGTGGCGATGGGCGAGGTGCCCCAGAAGAATGGTCATGTGCGCTACAGCTTCGCGGCGGGCGCGGTGCGCGACTTTCCCGTGTTCGCCTCGCGCGGCTACCAGAGCGCCACGGCCACGGTGAATGGCGTCAGCGTGGAGAGTCACTTCGCGACCCGGGACGCCGAGGTGGGCAAGCGCGTGCTCAAGTACGCGAGCGACGCGCTCACCGAGTTCGAGCGGCGCCTGGGGCCCCTGCCCTTCAAGAACTTCCGGGTGGTGGAGGCGCCGTTGTCGGGGGGCGCGGGCGGCATGGAGTTTCCCGGCCTCGTCACGGTGGGCACGTCGCTCTACCGCGGGGCGGCGGATCCGGCGGGCGCGCTCGAGGGGCTGCCGGGGATGGGGCAGATGCAGGGCCTCTTGCAGGCCATGGGCGGGGACACGGCGCCGCTCGGGCTGCTGGGCAAGGCGCTGGAGCGCACGCTCGAGTTCACTGTGGCCCACGAGGTGGCGCACCAGTATTTCGCGGGGCTGGTGGGCTCGGATCCCATCAACGCGCCGGTGGTGGACGAGTCGCTCGCCCAGTACACGGCGCTGCTCTACATGGAGTGGAAGCACGGGCGCGCGGTGGCCGAGCAGATGCGGCAGGAGGCGCTCGTGTCGGCCTACCACATGATGCGCATGTCCGGCGGCAAGGACGCTCCGGCGGACCGGCCCACCTCGGGCTTCGAGGACTCGCTGCAGTACGGCGCGCTGGTGTACGGCAAGGCGCCGCTCTTGCACCACGCCTCGCGCAAGCTCATCGGGGACGAGGCCTTCTTCAAGGGCATGCGCTCCTACGTGGACACGTACCGCTTCAAGTGGACGTGCGGGGAGTGCTTCACCCAGGAGCTCGCCAAGGCGAGCCCCTCGAATGCCAAGGAGCTGGAGCGGCTGCGCGTGCGTTGGTGGAAGGAGGCCCACGGGGACGAGGACCTCGGCGAGCCCAACCTGGGGGCGCTGCTGGGCGGCGGGGGCCAGATGGACCCGGAGACGCTCAAGCTCATGGAGGAACTGCTGCCGGGCCTGATGAAGGGGTTGCAGCCGTAG
- a CDS encoding rhomboid family intramembrane serine protease — MTSPTDPHGAPPSSGTEQRPPPPPFFPRARAPRPPPVCAAVIGGSVALFVVDAVLSQGETLRGGLGPVFQWLALYGPLVQDGQYWRVLGCILTHGGPLHLAFNMWVAYSLGTPFERAIGSGRFLLLSLIAALGSSAFALLFNFKVVTVGASGMILGYGGAMLVTATREFRRGIIFWLAQVAVLSLIPGVSWAGHLGGFLFGLPVGIALRAGPRVFVRAAPLLLIIAGAVVYITAHPERFRG; from the coding sequence ATGACCTCTCCCACCGATCCCCACGGCGCCCCACCCTCCTCCGGGACCGAGCAACGACCCCCGCCTCCCCCGTTCTTCCCGCGCGCTCGCGCGCCCCGCCCCCCTCCGGTGTGCGCGGCCGTCATCGGCGGCTCGGTGGCCCTGTTCGTCGTGGATGCCGTGCTGAGCCAGGGCGAGACCCTGCGCGGGGGCCTGGGGCCCGTCTTCCAGTGGCTCGCCCTCTATGGGCCCCTCGTCCAGGACGGCCAATACTGGCGGGTGCTCGGCTGCATCCTCACCCACGGAGGCCCGCTCCACCTGGCCTTCAACATGTGGGTGGCGTACTCGCTCGGCACGCCCTTCGAGCGCGCCATCGGCAGCGGCCGCTTCCTGCTGCTGTCCCTCATCGCCGCGCTGGGCTCGTCCGCCTTCGCCCTGCTGTTCAACTTCAAGGTGGTCACCGTCGGGGCCTCGGGGATGATCCTCGGCTACGGAGGCGCCATGCTCGTCACCGCCACGCGCGAGTTCCGCCGCGGCATCATCTTCTGGCTGGCGCAGGTGGCGGTGCTCAGCCTGATTCCCGGCGTGAGCTGGGCGGGGCACCTCGGCGGCTTCCTCTTCGGCCTGCCCGTGGGCATCGCCCTGCGCGCCGGGCCCCGCGTCTTCGTTCGCGCCGCGCCCCTGCTGCTCATCATCGCGGGGGCGGTGGTCTACATCACCGCGCACCCGGAGCGCTTCCGGGGCTAG
- a CDS encoding PEGA domain-containing protein: MIALVFCLIAPRALAQGDDDLLAPLTPSAPATKGKTTKAKKPTKAAKGKKPGKAAEAEQDDEADLLAPLVKKTELLVKFNGGTRGTRLLVDEKDLGPVSKNPVEVDEGEHTVVVRKPGYRDFSKRLTFKAGERTEVAVSLEATAGFVSVKADIAGARVLVDGEERGRTPLEDLLLSAGSHEIVVEQEGFRPESQRIAVRAGKEYTVNFNLRPGALAKTDEPRAPVLTPSAVAEPSPFTQPPAEVAVSKPLTQRWYFWAGVGAVVAAAAVGTVVATSQPLSADAVCGGVCDGVINGPQGASAGGLRF; encoded by the coding sequence TTGATCGCGTTGGTTTTTTGTCTCATCGCGCCCCGCGCCCTCGCCCAGGGGGACGATGATCTCCTCGCGCCGTTGACGCCCTCGGCTCCGGCCACCAAGGGCAAGACGACCAAGGCCAAGAAGCCCACCAAGGCCGCCAAGGGCAAGAAGCCCGGCAAGGCGGCCGAGGCGGAGCAGGACGACGAGGCTGATCTGCTCGCGCCCCTGGTGAAGAAGACCGAGCTGCTCGTGAAGTTCAACGGCGGCACCCGGGGCACGCGCCTGCTGGTGGATGAGAAGGACCTGGGGCCGGTGTCCAAGAACCCCGTCGAGGTGGACGAGGGCGAGCACACCGTGGTCGTGCGCAAGCCGGGCTACCGGGACTTCTCCAAGCGCCTCACCTTCAAGGCCGGGGAGCGCACCGAGGTGGCCGTGTCGCTCGAGGCCACGGCGGGCTTCGTGTCGGTGAAGGCGGACATCGCGGGCGCCCGGGTGCTGGTGGATGGCGAGGAGCGGGGCCGCACCCCGCTCGAGGACTTGTTGCTGTCGGCCGGCTCGCACGAGATCGTCGTCGAGCAGGAGGGCTTCCGCCCCGAGTCGCAGCGCATCGCGGTGCGCGCCGGCAAGGAGTACACCGTCAACTTCAACCTGCGCCCGGGTGCGCTCGCGAAGACGGACGAGCCGCGGGCGCCGGTGCTCACGCCCAGCGCCGTGGCCGAGCCCTCGCCGTTCACCCAGCCGCCGGCGGAGGTCGCCGTGAGCAAGCCCCTCACCCAGCGCTGGTACTTCTGGGCGGGCGTGGGCGCGGTGGTGGCCGCCGCCGCCGTGGGCACGGTGGTGGCGACCTCGCAGCCGCTCAGCGCGGACGCCGTCTGCGGCGGCGTGTGCGATGGCGTCATCAACGGTCCCCAGGGTGCCTCGGCCGGGGGATTGCGCTTCTGA
- a CDS encoding cellulose synthase family protein: protein MTTVEILFLGVYFSVLCVLAVYGSHRYRMAYLYYRHKFKLPTPRGVLAELPRVTIQLPIFNEMYVVERLVEAVCRIDYPRELLEIQVLDDSTDETCAIARACVERQRQKGHDIVYVHRTNRQGYKAGALENGLLTAKGEFIAVFDADFVPGPDFLHRTVPFFADSQVGMVQVRWGHLNRDFSILTQAQSIFLDGHFIIEHTARNRSGCFFNFNGTAGIWRRVTISDAGGWQHDTLTEDLDLSYRAQVKGWQFIFLPDVISPAEVPVDMNAFKSQQHRWAKGSIQTARKLLPMILKSDLPFIVKREAFFHLTNNMAYLLMVVLSALMPLSMVVRFQHGLYGTLFLDLPFFISATASVCVFYVAAQRERGATGWERIKYLPFLMSLGIGLAINNARAVLEALLGQQSGFTRTPKTGAEGKKVTAIKKSYRGDKTLMPILELSFALYFTGALWFAFEKRIYTSVPFILLFQLGFLYVGVSSLLQGRLRFSESAPAAVVAEEQTRRAA, encoded by the coding sequence ATGACCACCGTCGAGATCCTCTTCTTGGGCGTGTACTTCAGCGTCCTCTGTGTGCTTGCGGTGTACGGGTCGCACCGCTACCGGATGGCGTACCTGTACTACCGTCACAAGTTCAAGCTGCCGACGCCCCGGGGCGTGTTGGCGGAGTTGCCGCGCGTCACCATCCAGCTGCCCATCTTCAATGAGATGTACGTGGTGGAGCGGCTGGTGGAGGCGGTGTGCCGCATCGACTACCCGCGCGAGCTGTTGGAGATCCAGGTCCTGGATGACTCCACGGACGAGACGTGCGCGATTGCCCGGGCGTGCGTGGAGCGCCAGCGGCAGAAGGGGCACGACATCGTCTACGTGCACCGCACCAACCGCCAGGGCTACAAGGCGGGCGCGCTGGAGAACGGCCTGTTGACGGCCAAGGGCGAGTTCATCGCGGTGTTCGACGCGGACTTCGTGCCGGGGCCGGACTTCCTGCACCGCACGGTGCCGTTCTTCGCCGACAGCCAGGTGGGCATGGTGCAGGTGCGCTGGGGCCACCTCAACCGCGACTTCTCCATCCTCACCCAGGCGCAGAGCATCTTCCTGGACGGGCACTTCATCATCGAGCACACCGCGCGCAACCGCTCGGGCTGCTTCTTCAACTTCAACGGCACGGCTGGCATCTGGCGGCGCGTGACGATCTCGGACGCGGGCGGCTGGCAGCACGACACGCTCACCGAGGACCTGGACCTGAGCTACCGCGCGCAGGTGAAGGGCTGGCAGTTCATCTTCCTGCCCGACGTCATCTCCCCGGCCGAGGTGCCGGTGGACATGAACGCCTTCAAGAGCCAGCAGCACCGCTGGGCCAAGGGCTCCATCCAGACGGCGCGCAAGCTGCTGCCGATGATCCTCAAGAGCGACCTGCCCTTCATCGTCAAGCGCGAGGCCTTCTTCCACCTCACCAACAACATGGCCTACCTGTTGATGGTGGTGCTCAGCGCGCTCATGCCGCTGTCCATGGTGGTGCGCTTCCAGCACGGGCTCTACGGCACGCTCTTCCTGGATCTGCCCTTCTTCATCAGCGCCACCGCCAGCGTGTGCGTCTTCTACGTGGCCGCCCAGCGCGAGCGCGGGGCCACGGGCTGGGAGCGCATCAAGTACCTGCCCTTCCTGATGAGCCTGGGCATTGGCCTGGCCATCAACAACGCCCGGGCGGTGCTCGAGGCGCTGCTGGGTCAGCAGTCCGGCTTCACCCGCACGCCGAAGACGGGCGCCGAGGGCAAGAAGGTCACCGCCATCAAGAAGAGCTACCGCGGCGACAAGACGCTGATGCCCATCCTGGAGCTCTCCTTCGCGCTCTACTTCACCGGCGCGCTCTGGTTCGCCTTCGAGAAGCGCATCTACACCTCGGTGCCCTTCATCCTGCTGTTCCAGCTCGGCTTCCTCTACGTGGGCGTGTCCAGCCTGCTGCAGGGCCGCCTGCGCTTCAGTGAGTCGGCTCCGGCGGCCGTGGTCGCCGAGGAGCAGACCCGCCGCGCGGCTTGA
- a CDS encoding D-alanine--D-alanine ligase family protein: MSKRVGVLMGGWGEEREISLKTGEAMVAALESRGHEVVRVFAGPGLDRALRQAELDVAVLALHGRMGEDGKVQGLLELMGLPYTGSGVLASALAMNKPMAKQLFRLHNLPTPSGYRVSRADAHRAAELHGDLGFPCVVKPAFGGSSVGLSLVRDAEALTAAVALACRFGGEALVERRVLGREVTVGILGDEALGTCEIATPREGFDYDAKYKGGSSYFLPARLSPTRLKNVESLALAAYRALGCRGYGRVDLICSDEENDVILEVNTLPGMTPTSLLPKIAAARGLDFPALMERILELAARDEVEVSGMSALSPAEPTSEVRRVAG, translated from the coding sequence ATGAGCAAGCGCGTGGGTGTCCTGATGGGGGGCTGGGGCGAGGAGCGGGAGATTTCCTTGAAGACGGGGGAGGCGATGGTGGCGGCCCTCGAGTCCCGTGGCCACGAGGTGGTCCGCGTCTTCGCCGGCCCGGGGTTGGATCGGGCGCTGCGCCAGGCCGAGCTGGATGTGGCGGTGCTGGCCCTGCACGGGCGCATGGGCGAGGACGGCAAGGTGCAGGGACTGCTGGAGCTGATGGGTTTGCCTTATACGGGCTCGGGGGTGTTGGCCTCCGCGCTGGCCATGAACAAGCCCATGGCCAAGCAACTCTTCAGGTTGCACAACCTGCCCACGCCCTCGGGCTACCGCGTGAGCCGCGCGGACGCGCACCGGGCGGCGGAGCTGCATGGGGACCTGGGGTTTCCCTGCGTGGTGAAGCCCGCGTTCGGGGGCTCGTCGGTGGGGCTCTCCCTGGTGCGTGACGCCGAGGCGCTCACGGCCGCGGTGGCGCTGGCGTGCCGCTTTGGGGGCGAGGCCCTGGTGGAGCGCCGGGTGCTCGGCCGCGAGGTGACGGTGGGCATCCTCGGCGACGAGGCGCTGGGCACGTGTGAGATCGCCACCCCGCGCGAGGGCTTCGACTACGACGCCAAATACAAGGGCGGCTCGAGCTACTTCCTCCCCGCGCGCCTGTCGCCCACGCGCCTGAAGAACGTGGAGTCGCTGGCGCTCGCGGCCTACCGGGCCCTGGGCTGCCGCGGCTATGGCCGGGTGGACCTCATCTGCTCGGACGAGGAGAACGACGTCATCCTCGAGGTGAACACCCTGCCGGGGATGACGCCCACGAGCCTGTTGCCGAAGATCGCCGCCGCCCGGGGGCTCGACTTCCCCGCGCTGATGGAGCGCATCCTGGAGCTCGCCGCGCGCGACGAGGTGGAGGTGAGCGGAATGTCGGCGCTGTCCCCGGCGGAGCCTACGTCAGAGGTCAGGCGGGTGGCGGGTTGA
- a CDS encoding MBL fold metallo-hydrolase, giving the protein MLTEVSAGPYTIRGISVGGVYTSLQVPELGVVLDAGVPIRSFAGTDRIFLSHGHSDHASALGSLLGIRGLIGKDTPPRVFLPAEIEAPLRETLAVQGRLLRASLNVETVPMLPGDTHSLGHGLWVRAFRTHHPVPSLGYQFFRRVSKLKPEHQHLLPEEIARGRKAGADLFDEVERLELAYATDTLSRVLETSPELFDSRVLILECTFLDGKRTVTDAQERSHLHFEEISARAERFQNEALVLMHFSQAYSPAEVHAVLRAQVPERLRDRLRIFAPETGRWFG; this is encoded by the coding sequence ATGCTCACCGAGGTCAGCGCGGGGCCGTACACGATTCGAGGCATCTCCGTGGGCGGCGTGTACACGTCGCTGCAGGTGCCGGAGCTGGGCGTGGTGCTCGACGCGGGGGTTCCCATCCGCTCCTTCGCGGGCACGGATCGCATCTTCCTGAGCCATGGGCACTCCGACCACGCGAGCGCCCTGGGCTCGTTGCTCGGCATCCGCGGTCTCATCGGCAAGGACACCCCTCCGCGCGTGTTCCTCCCCGCGGAGATCGAAGCGCCCCTGCGCGAGACGCTCGCGGTGCAGGGCCGGCTGCTGCGCGCCTCCCTGAATGTCGAGACCGTGCCGATGCTGCCGGGGGACACGCATTCCCTGGGGCATGGCCTGTGGGTGCGCGCCTTCCGCACGCACCATCCGGTGCCCTCGCTCGGCTACCAGTTCTTCCGCCGCGTCTCGAAGCTCAAGCCCGAGCACCAGCACCTGCTCCCGGAGGAGATCGCCCGGGGGCGCAAGGCGGGGGCGGACCTGTTCGACGAGGTGGAGCGGCTGGAGCTGGCCTACGCCACCGACACGCTCTCGCGGGTGCTGGAGACATCCCCCGAGCTGTTCGACAGCCGGGTGCTCATCCTCGAGTGCACGTTCCTCGACGGCAAGCGCACGGTGACGGATGCCCAGGAGCGCTCGCACCTCCACTTCGAGGAGATAAGCGCGCGGGCCGAGCGCTTCCAGAACGAGGCCCTGGTGTTGATGCACTTCAGCCAGGCCTACAGCCCCGCCGAGGTGCACGCCGTCCTCCGGGCGCAGGTGCCCGAGCGACTGCGGGACAGACTGCGCATCTTCGCTCCCGAGACGGGGCGCTGGTTCGGATGA
- a CDS encoding aldo/keto reductase, translating into MTTKNQVRLGGSGPSVFPIALGCMGMGAGSWYGHSDESENIATIHEALERGVNVLDTGDFYSMGRNELLVGEALRGRRDKAIISLKFGTLRGPDGAFLGADARPSAVKNFLAYSLSRLGVEYVDIYRPARLDPNVPIEDTVGAIADLVKAGYVRHIGLSEVGVETIQRAAKVHPVCDVQLEYALVSRGVEARILPALAELGIAMTAYGVLSRGMLTGAKPKGEGDVRASFPRFVAGNVEKNQSLVDALARVAADKGTTPVQLAIAWVRAKGVAHGVTILPTVGSRTRTQLANAMGGIDVSLEPSEVAALEAAVPASQVVGTRYSESGMARLDSEK; encoded by the coding sequence ATGACCACGAAGAACCAGGTGAGGCTCGGCGGGAGTGGCCCGTCCGTGTTCCCCATCGCCCTGGGCTGCATGGGGATGGGCGCCGGGAGCTGGTACGGCCACAGCGACGAGTCCGAGAACATCGCGACGATCCATGAGGCGCTCGAGCGCGGCGTGAATGTCCTCGACACGGGCGACTTCTACAGCATGGGGAGGAACGAGCTCCTCGTCGGCGAAGCGCTGCGAGGTCGACGCGACAAGGCGATCATCAGCCTGAAGTTCGGGACGCTGCGGGGGCCTGACGGAGCGTTCTTGGGGGCCGACGCGCGCCCATCGGCCGTGAAGAACTTCCTCGCGTACAGCTTGTCGCGCCTCGGCGTCGAGTACGTCGACATCTATCGGCCCGCGCGCCTCGATCCGAACGTGCCCATCGAAGACACCGTGGGCGCGATCGCTGACCTGGTGAAGGCGGGCTACGTCCGTCACATCGGCTTGTCCGAGGTCGGCGTCGAGACCATCCAGCGTGCCGCGAAAGTGCATCCGGTCTGCGACGTGCAACTCGAGTACGCGTTGGTGAGCCGCGGCGTGGAGGCGCGCATCCTCCCGGCGCTCGCCGAGCTTGGGATCGCGATGACCGCGTACGGTGTGCTGTCGCGCGGCATGCTCACTGGCGCGAAACCCAAGGGCGAGGGAGATGTCCGGGCATCCTTTCCGCGCTTCGTGGCGGGCAACGTCGAGAAGAACCAGTCGCTCGTCGACGCGCTGGCGCGCGTGGCAGCGGACAAGGGCACGACCCCCGTGCAGCTCGCGATCGCGTGGGTCCGCGCGAAGGGCGTGGCGCATGGCGTGACGATCCTTCCCACGGTCGGCTCTCGCACGCGCACGCAGCTCGCCAACGCAATGGGTGGCATCGACGTCTCGCTCGAGCCATCGGAGGTCGCGGCGCTCGAGGCGGCGGTACCCGCCAGCCAGGTCGTTGGCACGCGCTACTCGGAGTCGGGCATGGCGCGGCTCGACAGCGAGAAATGA